A single genomic interval of Koleobacter methoxysyntrophicus harbors:
- a CDS encoding M81 family metallopeptidase encodes MQLLLELYYLFKPKLKMPLNKLASEIYRPLANLKSLRGGNQLGKRLKIAFARLFHESHSFSSQKTDLDRFKERELYFKNDIYSHYKNTKTEAGAYVDFVVKYDIDGFPIISAAANPSGLVTYDTYIYLKNYIAENLKQLGEIDGLYLSLHGAMVVEGINDPEGDLLTELRRIANDIPIAITLDLHANVSKKTAELSDILVGYKTYPHTDQYDVAERALLLLLKYINGEVQPKNYFKKLPIMLPSMNMLTNDGPMAELINEAKRYEKIQDIFNISIFGGYPYSDIEDVGVSIVVTAMENNRAVEDIILHLSKLIQEKKDEFLVRIPKPKEAIEEAMREKLWPTALVDVADNPGSGGSADTTLLLRTLIDLNVKGVAFAFISDPESVDKAIKNGVGQKVKLNLGGKTSKLYGEPVKIEGVVRTITDGIYYNKGPWATGLKVNFGRTAVVSIDGIDIILTEGCQSPNDPQIFRRNGLEPTDYKILAMKAKNHFRVGFQDIIKRVIPVDAPGVAGLDLTKFPYKNIPRPIWPLDNI; translated from the coding sequence TTGCAACTATTGTTGGAACTCTATTATTTATTTAAACCTAAGTTGAAAATGCCCTTAAACAAGCTGGCAAGCGAGATATACAGGCCGCTTGCCAATCTAAAATCTTTGAGAGGGGGAAATCAATTGGGAAAAAGGCTAAAAATAGCATTTGCAAGGTTATTTCATGAATCGCATTCCTTTTCTTCCCAAAAAACTGATTTAGATAGATTCAAAGAGAGAGAGCTTTATTTCAAAAATGATATTTATTCCCATTATAAAAATACGAAAACCGAGGCGGGTGCATATGTTGACTTTGTCGTGAAATATGATATAGATGGGTTTCCAATTATCTCAGCAGCGGCTAACCCATCAGGATTAGTAACCTATGATACTTATATTTACTTAAAAAACTATATAGCTGAGAATTTAAAACAATTAGGAGAAATTGATGGTCTGTATCTATCCTTACATGGGGCAATGGTTGTAGAAGGAATAAATGATCCTGAAGGAGATTTATTAACGGAATTGAGAAGAATTGCTAATGACATACCAATAGCAATAACCCTTGACCTGCATGCTAATGTTAGCAAAAAAACTGCTGAGTTATCAGATATCTTAGTTGGATATAAAACATATCCCCATACTGATCAATATGATGTTGCCGAAAGGGCGCTGCTTTTGTTGCTGAAGTATATAAATGGTGAGGTTCAACCTAAAAACTATTTTAAGAAACTCCCGATTATGCTCCCTAGTATGAATATGTTAACAAACGATGGGCCTATGGCTGAATTAATAAATGAAGCTAAGCGGTATGAGAAAATTCAAGATATATTTAATATATCTATCTTCGGTGGCTATCCTTATTCTGATATTGAAGATGTAGGGGTTTCGATTGTTGTAACGGCTATGGAAAACAATAGGGCTGTTGAAGATATTATTCTGCATTTATCAAAACTTATCCAAGAGAAAAAAGATGAGTTCTTAGTTAGAATCCCCAAACCCAAAGAGGCTATTGAAGAAGCTATGAGAGAAAAATTATGGCCAACAGCATTGGTTGATGTTGCAGATAATCCCGGTAGTGGAGGGAGTGCAGATACAACTTTATTGCTTCGAACATTAATAGACTTAAATGTTAAAGGTGTGGCATTTGCTTTTATTTCAGATCCTGAATCAGTTGATAAGGCAATTAAAAACGGTGTTGGTCAAAAAGTCAAACTAAATCTTGGGGGTAAAACCTCTAAATTATATGGTGAACCGGTAAAGATCGAGGGTGTAGTTAGGACTATAACTGATGGAATTTATTATAATAAAGGGCCCTGGGCAACTGGCCTTAAAGTAAACTTTGGAAGGACTGCTGTTGTTTCAATTGATGGGATTGATATTATCCTTACAGAAGGGTGTCAATCTCCAAATGACCCTCAAATATTTAGAAGAAATGGTTTAGAACCAACTGATTATAAAATCTTGGCTATGAAAGCCAAAAACCATTTTAGGGTCGGGTTCCAGGATATAATAAAAAGAGTTATACCTGTAGATGCACCCGGTGTTGCTGGTTTAGACCTAACAAAGTTCCCATATAAGAATATTCCAAGACCTATATGGCCATTGGACAACATTTAG
- a CDS encoding thiolase family protein, with amino-acid sequence MKSVVVTSAVRTAIGKIGGTLKDVLPEELTRVVIEAALSKSGLEKSMVDEVIIGQTKQTTDAPNIARVAALKAGIPEEVPAYTIHRQCSSGMQAIINAVWQIQAGYADIIIAGGVESMSTAPYYLRRARFGYGSGNGELLDPNTESQPKSQPEDVYGRFNMGLTAENLAEIYKITREQQDEFAFLSQKKAVEAIDSGKFKDEIVPVEVKQKKERIVFREDEHPRRDTSLEKLARLKPVFKENGTVTAGNSSGRNDGAAAVVIMSEEKAEKLGIRPMAKFISAGIAGVNPRIMGIGPVPATKKALERAKLGLENMGLIELNEAFAAQSLAVIKELGLDKDVVNVNGGAIALGHPLGCSGTRITVTLIHEMIKREVKYGLATICVAGGLGVSTIYELYT; translated from the coding sequence TTGAAATCTGTTGTAGTAACATCGGCAGTTAGAACAGCTATCGGTAAAATAGGGGGCACGTTAAAGGATGTTCTGCCTGAGGAGCTGACGAGAGTGGTAATTGAAGCCGCCCTATCGAAATCGGGGTTAGAAAAATCAATGGTAGATGAAGTAATAATAGGTCAGACAAAACAGACTACAGATGCACCGAATATAGCCAGAGTAGCTGCTTTAAAGGCCGGAATACCCGAAGAGGTCCCCGCTTATACCATACACCGGCAGTGTTCGTCGGGAATGCAGGCAATTATAAATGCTGTATGGCAGATTCAAGCAGGGTATGCGGATATAATAATTGCCGGGGGAGTGGAGAGCATGAGTACGGCACCGTATTATCTGAGGAGAGCAAGATTTGGTTATGGTTCTGGCAACGGCGAACTGCTGGACCCGAATACCGAAAGCCAGCCCAAATCACAGCCCGAAGATGTTTACGGCAGGTTTAATATGGGTTTGACAGCAGAAAATTTAGCTGAGATTTATAAAATAACAAGGGAACAGCAGGACGAATTTGCCTTTTTAAGCCAGAAGAAAGCTGTTGAAGCTATTGATTCAGGAAAATTCAAAGATGAAATAGTTCCCGTAGAGGTAAAACAGAAAAAAGAAAGGATTGTTTTTCGGGAGGATGAGCATCCGAGAAGGGATACGAGCCTGGAAAAACTGGCCAGGTTAAAACCCGTTTTTAAAGAAAACGGTACCGTGACGGCGGGCAATAGCTCGGGCAGGAACGACGGAGCGGCCGCTGTAGTTATAATGTCAGAAGAAAAGGCTGAAAAGCTCGGTATCAGACCGATGGCTAAATTTATTTCGGCAGGTATAGCGGGGGTTAACCCGAGAATTATGGGAATAGGTCCTGTGCCGGCCACAAAAAAGGCCCTGGAAAGGGCGAAACTGGGTTTAGAAAATATGGGGCTCATTGAACTAAATGAAGCTTTTGCTGCCCAGAGTTTAGCTGTTATAAAGGAATTAGGGCTGGATAAAGATGTAGTTAATGTAAATGGGGGTGCAATTGCCCTAGGCCATCCGTTAGGCTGTTCGGGAACAAGGATAACTGTAACGCTAATCCATGAAATGATTAAGAGGGAAGTCAAATATGGCCTGGCTACAATCTGTGTTGCAGGAGGATTGGGTGTATCAACAATTTATGAATTATACACGTAG
- a CDS encoding CoA transferase subunit A, with product MRECRQSGFSNKIRNAKDAISMIKPGSTILVGGFGLAGVPEYLIETLAESGINGLTIASNDLGSPGVGLGKLLTNNQVKALIGTYYNWNPEVAKAYNEGRIDVTLVPQGTFAEAIRAAGVGIPAFYTPTAAGTKLAEGKETRVFNGRTYVLEHAIHADVALIKAYKADKIGNLIYYKTARNFNPIMAMAADLVIAQVDEVVPVGTLDPECIVTPHIFVDVITLSESGSYFKTINKHMELNILNDLMFGEVYRKQKEFLHDGRER from the coding sequence ATGAGAGAATGCAGACAATCTGGGTTCAGCAACAAAATTCGAAATGCAAAGGATGCTATATCGATGATTAAACCTGGTTCTACGATTCTAGTAGGCGGGTTTGGTCTTGCAGGGGTCCCGGAATACTTAATAGAAACCCTTGCTGAAAGCGGAATTAATGGATTAACAATAGCAAGTAATGACTTAGGTTCACCAGGGGTAGGTTTAGGTAAACTACTTACAAATAATCAGGTAAAAGCCCTGATCGGTACGTATTATAACTGGAATCCAGAAGTTGCCAAGGCTTACAACGAGGGCAGAATAGATGTAACATTGGTCCCCCAGGGGACCTTTGCAGAAGCAATCCGAGCAGCAGGGGTGGGAATACCGGCCTTTTATACCCCAACTGCAGCAGGGACCAAGCTCGCAGAAGGAAAAGAAACCAGGGTTTTCAACGGAAGAACATATGTGTTAGAACATGCCATCCATGCTGATGTGGCACTGATTAAGGCATATAAGGCTGATAAAATAGGAAATTTGATTTACTATAAAACTGCTCGCAATTTCAATCCCATTATGGCTATGGCAGCCGATTTAGTAATCGCACAGGTTGATGAAGTGGTGCCGGTGGGAACCCTCGACCCTGAATGTATCGTTACGCCGCATATATTTGTAGACGTAATAACACTGTCGGAATCAGGTTCCTATTTTAAGACAATAAATAAGCATATGGAGCTTAATATTTTAAATGATTTAATGTTCGGGGAGGTTTACCGAAAGCAAAAAGAATTCTTGCACGACGGGAGGGAAAGATAA
- a CDS encoding 3-oxoacid CoA-transferase subunit B: MNNILSEEEAKIRIAKRIAKEFMASPGILIINLGVGIPTMVANFIKGENIYIQTENGMLGVGPLASEDKADRNLINAGRQPVTETPGCSYFDSAMSFGMIRGSHVDATVIGAFEVDQDGNIANWIIPNGKQLGVGGAMDLVSGVKKVIVAMQHTTKNGKPKIVKKCSLPITGIGEADMIVTELALFCFESGRLVLKEISPEISLENLKDVTEAEFTVSFDLKEFEI, translated from the coding sequence ATGAATAATATATTATCTGAAGAAGAAGCAAAGATAAGGATTGCAAAAAGGATAGCTAAAGAATTTATGGCAAGCCCAGGGATATTAATAATAAACCTGGGAGTAGGGATACCAACAATGGTTGCAAACTTCATTAAAGGGGAGAATATCTATATTCAGACTGAAAATGGTATGCTTGGCGTAGGGCCGCTGGCATCGGAGGATAAGGCAGACCGCAACCTTATTAATGCGGGGAGGCAGCCCGTAACAGAAACACCGGGATGCAGTTATTTCGATAGTGCAATGTCTTTCGGTATGATCAGGGGTTCCCATGTAGATGCTACGGTTATAGGCGCCTTTGAAGTGGATCAAGACGGTAATATTGCCAACTGGATAATTCCAAACGGTAAACAGTTAGGTGTAGGTGGAGCAATGGACCTTGTGAGCGGTGTAAAAAAAGTAATAGTAGCCATGCAGCATACCACCAAAAATGGCAAACCGAAGATAGTAAAGAAGTGCAGCCTACCTATAACTGGTATCGGTGAAGCTGATATGATTGTTACCGAACTCGCTCTGTTTTGTTTTGAAAGCGGCCGGTTAGTTTTAAAAGAGATCTCACCTGAGATTTCTCTTGAAAATTTAAAAGATGTAACAGAGGCAGAATTCACAGTAAGCTTTGACCTTAAGGAGTTTGAAATTTAA
- a CDS encoding polysaccharide biosynthesis C-terminal domain-containing protein has product MQDIKPPAESQVIEQAVKLGLCAVFLKFFLLWGTGSSVAFVISSMVLGEILGFAHLIFYYTRIRLKYPPLYIKREETLPYRRIIGDIISTALPISVSRITGSLFHVVEAVLVPRSLQAAGMTPQRSIALFGKLTGMAVPLILLPSIMTSSMAMTLIPEISEDVSLNNWKGVKAKTLQALKLTSIISYASASLFIVLGKSVGLLIYGIALVGEFLPFLAAGSIFLYHSAAISSVFRGLGDQITPLKNSLITSLVMVASIYYLIPVPQIGLKGYLLGFVISSLIGFILNLRALNRRVNIIEFAGSWFFMPLIPSAVFGLVLFLIYSAFSSYIREEIVRICLALFTGLPVYLVFAVRYRILKIEDIRRIMNIKIWFNQLFFG; this is encoded by the coding sequence GTGCAGGATATTAAACCCCCTGCTGAATCCCAGGTAATAGAACAGGCAGTCAAATTAGGGTTGTGTGCCGTTTTCCTAAAATTTTTCCTTCTGTGGGGAACCGGTTCTTCAGTTGCCTTTGTTATTTCTTCTATGGTTTTAGGGGAAATTCTGGGGTTTGCTCACCTGATTTTTTATTATACCAGAATCAGACTTAAATACCCCCCTTTATATATAAAAAGGGAAGAAACTTTACCCTACCGCAGAATCATCGGAGATATAATTTCGACGGCTTTACCCATATCCGTGAGCAGGATAACAGGGTCGCTTTTCCATGTTGTTGAAGCAGTGCTTGTTCCCAGGAGTCTGCAGGCAGCCGGTATGACACCCCAAAGGTCTATTGCCCTTTTCGGGAAGCTGACGGGGATGGCTGTACCTCTAATCCTTCTACCTTCAATAATGACTTCTTCTATGGCCATGACCCTTATTCCCGAAATTTCAGAAGACGTTTCCCTCAATAACTGGAAGGGAGTAAAGGCAAAAACCCTTCAGGCCCTGAAGCTGACCTCCATAATTTCCTATGCTTCAGCATCCTTATTTATAGTCTTAGGTAAATCTGTAGGCCTGCTCATTTACGGAATAGCCTTGGTCGGTGAATTCCTTCCATTTCTCGCGGCGGGCTCAATCTTTCTTTATCACAGTGCAGCCATTTCTTCCGTTTTTAGGGGGCTGGGCGACCAGATCACCCCTCTTAAAAATTCTCTGATCACTTCTTTGGTAATGGTGGCTTCTATATACTATCTGATCCCTGTCCCTCAAATAGGGTTAAAGGGCTATCTTCTGGGATTCGTTATAAGCTCTTTAATAGGTTTTATCCTCAACTTGAGGGCATTAAACAGACGGGTAAATATCATAGAATTCGCAGGTTCCTGGTTTTTCATGCCTTTAATACCGTCCGCTGTTTTTGGCCTTGTTTTGTTTCTTATTTACAGTGCTTTTTCATCATACATACGGGAAGAAATAGTCAGGATCTGTTTGGCCCTGTTTACAGGATTACCGGTGTATCTGGTGTTTGCCGTTAGGTACCGGATTCTAAAAATAGAAGATATCAGGAGGATTATGAATATCAAGATATGGTTCAATCAGTTGTTCTTCGGTTGA
- a CDS encoding oligosaccharide flippase family protein, which translates to MAVNFFIKGAVILTISSGLARFLGFFYRIFISRTLGAEGMGIYQMVLPIYVMALTITSSGIILSLSKLISQEKARGNYVNIYKITRAGFFLVGLSGIAVSIVIYVSAHFLAFYILREHRTYIPILMLIPGIIFSALSSTLKGFFSRGAGY; encoded by the coding sequence ATGGCCGTTAATTTCTTCATCAAAGGCGCTGTTATTTTAACAATCAGCAGCGGATTAGCCAGATTTCTCGGTTTTTTTTACAGAATATTCATTTCAAGGACCCTGGGTGCAGAAGGAATGGGTATTTATCAGATGGTCCTTCCTATCTATGTCATGGCCCTTACTATAACCTCATCGGGTATAATCCTATCCCTTTCTAAACTGATTTCACAGGAAAAGGCCCGGGGTAATTATGTCAACATCTATAAGATAACCCGGGCGGGTTTCTTTCTTGTGGGATTATCGGGAATTGCCGTTTCAATCGTTATATATGTTTCAGCTCATTTCCTGGCTTTTTACATTTTAAGGGAGCATCGAACCTACATACCTATATTGATGCTAATTCCAGGTATTATCTTCTCTGCTTTATCCTCAACCTTAAAGGGTTTTTTTTCTCGGGGTGCAGGATATTAA